The DNA region AGAAAACTGAGGGAAGCATCGCGAAGGGAGGGAAGCATTGCGAAGGGATGGGGGGCAGGGGATTATTGGGCCAAAAGAATGAAACAGCGTCGCTTCTCCAAACCCAAAAACGACGTTGTTCCTATAAAGAAGGATGCCACATCATCAAGCTGTATGCGCCGTTTGTGGGCCATTCATGCCTTGTGACTGCATCCAGCATTTTTGTTATCCAAAACTCCTAAAAGCTCATTTGGCGAGAGATAGAGTTGCAACCACTGCTAATGATGAAGGACCCACTGGGAATCAGCTGGTGGTCATGGGATCGCCATATGGTGTGGGGTTTCTAACTTTTCAAGCCCAAGGTTGAAGTAGTGTTGGTGTGTCAAAGCGTTCTTCCTTGAAATAGGTGCAGTTCCAGCCAATAAACTATGGTTTATCATTAAAACCTTTTGCAAGTTTAAAAGCTTTTCCCCTTCTTCTCACATTCTTTAACTACATAGGCATCCATGCAGGACCACATGTTAGGTGTTAGTTAAAATGTACTCTATAAAaacatgagaaatattttagtcataaagggattataaaaaaagtaaattcacaaattaatatagtttgatGCAGTACGTCAAATTGTAAATTAGATTTAATGGATTATATGAAACTATATCAGTTTGTGGATTTTTATTTGTATACTCTCTTTGTGTATGTAgcatttctttaaaaacattcaGAAGTGATTTTTGGTTGGTCAAACTAAGAGATTACAAATTTAGTTAAATATTTATCAAAGTCAATACATCTGATACCATTCTAATGTAAtctataaagagaaatgatatttgcaacaATGAATTGTACAATCGCaatgtaatcgttttgaaaaaagtgaataaaatatatgataaaaaaattaattttttaatagtgaatcttACTCTTATTCAAAGCGATTATACGATGTTTACATATTTCGCGGTTGTATGTAAAATTACtcatttataaataatgaataatattatatacagttttaAGGTATATAAATGGTCTTAGATTTCTCCTACTTTTTTCAATGGGAGTACACACTCTAAATTTGTTTCCCATAACCAATTGTCCCTTGAACTTAAATTTGCtagaataaaaaacaaatttattcaCTAGTCTAGCGAACAACTATATCAACATGAAGATGAAGTACCAATTgccaatttaaattattattcattCCATCGGCGTAATTAATTTGGTTTGAACCAACAAAATTTATAAGCATTGTGATCATCTCACTTAAGTCAAATATTATTCCATTCAACCAAACACTTTGTTGCCAACCAAAAGAGTTTCAACCTTAGCATGGGAAttttggtatagaagaaatgAGATGCTACATGATAAGGTTCGATTGACTCCTACTCAGGTGATTGAGCATGTGTTATCTATGCTAAAACTTCATAAGGAACTAAAATCCTCTCCAAGTTTAAAGCTGACAATTTATATCAACTGGAAGCCTCCCCCTAGGAATTTTCTGAAACTGAATGTTGATAGAGCTATGTTCTTTGATTAGCATAAGGCGGGTGTGGGTGTAATTCTCAAAGATATTAATGGGGATGGTGTAATGGCTGCCAGTAAACTAGAACATGAGGTTCAAGACCCAGAAACTGCTAAACTCCTTGCCATGTTTTATGGAATATAACTATGTGCAAGTATGGGCATTGTGGATATTATATTGGAAAGTGATTGTCTTCTAATGATCCAAGAGTTTCAAAGTGCAACAAAATCTCTTTCCTCTCAAAGGATTCTCATACAAGAAACAAAATAGCTTATAAGTTTATTCAGAGTATGCACAATTCAGCATGTGATGTGAATTGAGAAGGGAATCCAGTAGTCCATAAGCTTGCTCGATATGTTTGAAGTGTTGAAAACACTGAAATGTGGTGCGACAATGCCCCATTGTTGTATCTCAAGCTATTTGGCTTGACAAAAGAAATTTGTAATGTTTCCCTTTTAATGATATGATGATttcctataaaagaaaaaaagaaaagaaaagaatttcaaCCTTAGTGAAATTCCAAATTTTATGAGATAAAATTAAGACCATATTGAATTTTATCAAAAACTTTTATCGGTAGATGATAAGGTTTGGTTTGAGGAGTgaaatgatatgagaattttgtaaatagtaataagatagtttatgaatagtagtgtgatagtttgagttgaatattttttaatttttgggaaaggagagagaaaaagttgaataaaaaatattataaagttgaaatattgttaaaatatagttttataatattacttttgtttagggtgaattattttttattttttgtttgaaaatttagaaaagttgtaatgattattttgaaaaagttttaataattaatttcaaaattttgtatttaaattaggACATTGCTACATTCACATTGAGAATCCTCACTTATCAgctatttttttacttttttaaaaaatattttttaaaattatttaaatatttaaaaaaatcagaaattcatttaaaaatacttctttaatcattaaataaaaaaagttttaaaaaataaaatgaaatctaGTATAAAATTTTGGTATAAATCATAAGTAGAAGTGTTTGAAAAGGAGATAAgactagataaaattgagaattttgagtAGGGGTGTAATGAATCCAGTTTGGTCcagttttagataaaatctAAGACTAAACCGATAATaccgattttatattttttaaaaccgattaccCTTCTAAACTGGTACTTCCAGCTTTACCAGTTTTGATCTAGTTTtctagttttaatatattaagtatattagtattattaatatatttatcaaaagaaatatgttgagaatttattaggtaataaaatgtatttaatatatattttatatttaaaatatatgatcaaataaatattcatatttaagattaaaatgtaatcttataaattacaatatattaattcatacataattatctgtactatatataaaaagttatatattatataaaatatattatatataatattaagaaataataaaataaaatatataaatatatgaaccGACCGAATCCAATCCAGCATTAGAAAATGTAAAACCGATTCTGAACCGAACTAGTTGAAAGTCAGACCAAACCAACCAGGTTGATTTGAAccgattttctaattttttttatttgttttatatccctaattttaaaatgagattatttccaAACAGTCATGTACCTTAGAGTATTCGCATCGGAATATGCAAATGTATAGTTAAAGCCACTTTTTGGATATTAAACATCATAACCGCATATATTGAATTAGGCAAAAGTAAATTTTGTAGCTTTTAGCTACAGTAATCGAATAGAAATGATCAAATTTGATATATGCTGTACAaatgttaaatatttattttattaatttatgtaactttctctctcttccatcttGCACCCAagtattgaattaaaaattaaaaattaatttattaattattttattaaataattaaaaagttaaatatttttttaattaaaattaaattcattataaaattaaataaattaaaaatatccaaattaattttttttaggttaatattattttattagtatataataaataaatgaataattcaatataaagatttgatgtgaatggaATATATAGtcaaagttaaattcatctcatattattttattgttatataataaaaaatatatattctaatgtgaagatttatataaatagaatagtaaatatttaaattcatttcacATTCATCAAAACTGTCCTTTACATATGCATGACCTAATAACAACGCTATTAGAAGACACAACTTATCAAATGCCAACAATAGAAATCTCTGTACTTCCACGAAACGTGATTCTACCAATTaatcaaaagagaaatgatatttgtagtcgtggtCGTGCAAATGACGTgcagtcactttaaaaaaaataaattaatatgggatccacatgaaaaaaaaaaaaaactaaatttttaatcataaatctcactctttttcaaatcaattatacgtcgtttataattttatgactATATAAAACATTGCTTTAATCAAAATCGTTGTCAGcaggttgtttttttttctggCGCAATGATCATGGCAATGAGACAATTATACATCATAACTGTTGTATAGATCAGCTTTCCCAAAACAACTTGATAGGAATAATATTTATGACCATGAAAGATGCCGATTGGGACCCTACCACCCCTTaagaatattcttttaaaaattaaaaaataatatttatagtcataaaatttatttctcatttattttagCAACTGAAATGTCAAAAATATGTAATTGTCTCGTGGAGAATTAAAAAGGTAGGGAACAATTAAACCTTTGAATGGTTAGGTAAGACTATATGCAAACGACAGAATAGAAGCTGTAGCATGGAAAACTTGAAAATTTCAGTTTACTTGTTCAAAGCAAGCAATTTCAAACCAGATTCCAGCAACCAATGCGGTGGCTTTTGCTTGTTATCTGCTATGAAATTTCAGCATATATTATCATATGTTTGTTACACATGAAATTAAGACTGCACACCTTTAAGACTTTTGTTATGCTTACATCAtcattttgaattttacttacTCATTAGAGGTAATATTCCTTTTCACGTGGTAAAGAATCACAtatgttaatagtaataaaaaaataataatttataaaatattgataCGTCGGTCACATTACGTGAGTGTTATGTCGGGGGTGTTCCGATAAACAGGACTCCACCGTGTTATATGGCCCCTAATTGCTAAAAAAGGGgagaaaaagttgtaataatacaaaataagaTTCAACCAAGAAAGGTATTAACTAATTGAGTACATTAAACAAAAGTAAGTGTTgctataaaattaaacaaaaagttACAAGTCTCAACGTCAAACATGTACCAAGCATCAACTTTATCGACTGGGTGTGGCCCCTAATTGCTTAAAAAGCGCATGCAAACGAATATTTGAATTAAGTATTAATCAAAAGTTGTTCTAAAAATAATTgttatatacataaaaaaaattatataaaaataaacataaaattcgttaaatttattttataataaaaataattttataatctgataaatcatattaaatcacgttaatttataaatttatttttatataatctcttgtatctaaaatattttcctgTTCCAAACCCCACCTCACTTTTGGTGAAGACCATTGAATTATGTTCCCAAATGTTCCTCTTTTCAATTATCAACTCCTCATAATGGTCCTTAGTCAGTGGTCATAGATTCGCAGCCACAGCCATAGCCAAGCAAAAATGtctaaaatctctctctctctgccccaTTTTGACCTGTTAAACTCGAAGGATCTATCAGGCTATGAATTCCCGCTACCCCATTAAAATACCCCATTCCTCAGGCTCTAGCCAAGTTTTCATTCTCCACCAACCATCATCTTCCTCACATCCAAATCATTAGGTACAAAGAAATTAAGAAAGTTTTAGTATAACTACGTACTCAGAAACTCTCCAAGCTTTGCGGTAATATATTTCACAGTTTCTGTAGCTTTTGTCATCGATCATGTTTCTGGGTCTTTTCTTGGCTATCGTTTCCTCCCTGATAATACTTAGGTTCTTGTACAAGACATCTATATTTCACATTTTCTTGAAATGGTGGCGAGGTTTTGAAGACCTGTTTCACGTATACCAGACCTACAAAATTCCACAGTACAACGAGCAGTACCATGAAAACCAACTCTACCGGAAGATTTCAGTTTACCTGAATTCCTTGGTCTCCCTCGACGACTCCGACCTCACGAACCTGAACCTGTTCTCGGGTTCCAAATCCAACGAAATCCTTCTCCACTTCGACGCCAACCAGATCGTCTATGACACCTTCTTTAGCGCCAGAGTGTCATGGACGAACGAACCTGAAAGAGACAATGATGGAAACGGTAGGTCCTATGTACTCAAGATAAGGAAGAACGACAAGCGTAGAATTTTACGCCAGTACCTACAGCATATCCTTACGGTCACGGACGAGATCGAGCAGAGGAAGAAGGAGATTAGGTTGAACATGAATTTGGAAGGGGGGAATGGACGGTGGAGATCGATTCCCTTCACGCATCCGGCGAGCTTCGACACGGTGGTGATGGACGCTGATTTGAAAACCAAGGTCAAGTCCGATCTCGAGCAGTTCCTCAAGTCGAAGCAGTACTACCACAGGTTAGGCCGCGTCTGGAAACGGAGTTATTTGCTGTACGGTCCACCCGGCACCGGAAAAACCAGCTTCGTCGCGGCAATGGCGAGGTTCCTGTGTTACGACGTCTACGATATCGACATGTCCAAGGTCTCGGACGACTCTGAATTGAAGACGCTCCTGCTGCGGACAACGACCAAGTCGCTGGTCGTGATCGAGGATCTAGACCGGTTTTTCGCCGAGAAACAGGCCGCGGTAAGCCTATCGGGGATGCTGAACTTCATGGATGGGATTATATCGTGCTGCGGCGAAGAGACCGTGATGGTATTCACGATGAACGTCAAGGATCAAGTCGATCAGACGGCGATGAGGCCCGGGAGGATCGACGTTCATATAGAGTTTCCTACCTGCGATTTCTCCGCCTTCAAGAGTATGGCGAGTAGTTACTTGGGGGTGAAGGACCACAAGCTGTTCCCTCAGGTGGAGGAGGTCTTCCAAACCGGGGCGAGTTTGACCCACGCCGAGATCGGAGAGATCATGATTTCGAACCGGAATTCGCCGAGTCGGGCGTTGAAGTCGGTCATCACGGCGCTGCAGACCAGCGGCGGCGACGGGAGGGGAGTGATCAAGGCCGGGCCTAGATTGAGCGGAAGTAATTCCGGTCGTTCTGTGGATGATTCGGTCGAACCACCGGCGAGTCTGTTCTGCCGGGAGAGCGTTCACACAGTGAGAGAATTTCGGAAACTGTACGGATTCTTGAAGATGGGAAGCAGAAGAAAAGAGTCGTTGGATTTGAGTTCAGTTGAGAAGGACAAGGAAGGCTCACGACATGacgtttaattatttttttccctcagcGACACGACGTTTAATTGTTTAAActtggtccttttttttttttttatatatatatatatatatattttccctttttttgtatgtttttagtCCACAAAttcaaaatgtattattttcATCATAATGTAAAACTTTTCATaccaattaaatttttatgtgaatAAATTGTATATgctaagcaatttttttttttttgttttttttaattttaggacaTGATTGAACTTTTTTATGTATAATCATTAATCGGTAAGGAATATTTAATTTGAGCTCTTAGAGTTTTTGTTCCAAGCTCTTTCATAGAGTCATCtttttgcaagaaaaaaaaaaaaatagttgttaTAAGtgtgatttttgttgtaaaagtCTATTTGTAACGATGAAATGTCGTTGTGCTACTCTTGTAAATGAAGCATTGGGAAAAGCTAATCTCaactatatatttctttttaaaatttgcaaATATTTGATCTTTTACCAATGAAAGTAGTTCTTGTTGCAATTACTTTTTATCTGCAACCAAACTGTCGTTGCAAATGACATATATTGTCGTCGGTGATATGTATGACCGTTACAAATACTTGGTGTTTTATCAATGAAAACagttatctttatatatatatatatattttgataagaaagtataatttttattcatcaaactCAAGCATTACAAAGATGAATCAACCCAAATAGCTTGAAAAATACAATCTGGAATTGAGTTCCACCAAATACAAATGTCATCTAAATTCCATGCAAACCGAGCCAAGCAATGAGCAACTCCATTAGCTTCTCTTTCCTTATGGTGAAAGGACCAATTTGGATACCTTTGAAGCAAGGATTTAACCTCCTGAATCAATCCACCCCATAAGGTAGTAGAATACCCTTCCTTCTCCAGCTCTTGAACTGCTAACAAAGAATCTGATTCCATTTGAAGAGATGTAATGCCCACATAATTGCAAACCCCTTAACATAGCAAGAAGTTCAATTTCCATAGGATCAGCTATAACAGGTTCAGATTTGCTTGCTGCAAATATAATCTTCCCTTCCTTGTCACGCAACATAGCCCCTATACCAGCTTTACATTGATCACTAAAGAGAGCACCATCAATGTTTAACTTCAAGACACCTTCTGGAGGAGGCTGCCATTGACacttatacttttgcttgatcttcgtggcctctattgttgctttatGTTCTTGGTATAAGGTAAAAGCATGCTCCATTACTTGCTGAATTGATAGAATGTTTCCCTCATATATACTCTgattccttctataccaaagCCGCCATGCAAGTAGGAAAAACTTCTCTAACTCTCCTATTCTTCTTCTCCTGATTACAGCAGTGgctaattgtataatttgctTCCTTTCAATTACTTGAATTAGAGAAGGGAATACCTGTGACCAACAATCAACAACAGCAGAACAATAAATCAGTGCATGAAGTagatcttcttcttctgtttGGCAGCAGTAACAAGTAGCTTCTTGTATCACTCTCCGAGTCTTCAGGTTTTGAAAGGTTGGAAGAATGTTCTTACACATTCTCCATGCAAAAACCTTAACTCTTTGAGGAACATGCATCTTCCATAAATGCTTccataataatttttcatcttCTGCTCTTGAACTTTCAGCCACATCTCCATTCTGCTCAATGGTCTTGAAAAATTCATATGCACTTTTAACACTGAAAATCCCACTTGTCTCATGCTCCCATATAAGCATATCAGGTATATTATCCATAGGCAATCGAATACTTAACACTTCAGTAGCTTCTCTTGGTGGCAAAACAATTCTCACCCTCTTAACATCCCAGCTATTTTGTTCTGGCATCATCAGAGAAGAAACTTTCTGTAACCTTGCTTCAAGAGGAATATCAACCACCATGGATAGCAACTTGTGTTTTGGTAACCAATAATCAGACCAAATATTAATGGATAGACCATTGCCAACCCTTCATCTACACCCTTTTAGCAAACTGTTCTTGGTGTCCCAAATACCTCTCCATACATAAGAAGGATTCACACCCAATCTTGAGTCAAAAAACTAGATGTTGGGAAGTATCTTGCTTTAAAAATCTTATGTAAAAGGGAAGATTCTTCATGCATAATCCTCCACTCTTGCTTTGCTAGTAGGGCCTTATTAAACATTTGAATACTTCTAAACCCCATACCTCCTTTCATCTTTGACTCACACATCCTCTTCCAACTAATCTAGCTCAATTTTCTTTCATCTTGCTTCTGACCCCACCAAAAACTTGCCATTAAGCTCTCAAGTTCAGCACATAGGGACTTAGGCAACTTGAAACAGCTCATAGTATAAGTAGGTATAGATAGAGCTATAGCTTTCAGCAACACTTCTTTTCCTCCTTATGATAAAAGTTTGTCCTTCCACCCTTGCAATTTAGACCATACCCGATGCTTCAACACTGAAAAAGCTTGGTACTTTCCTCTTCCAACATAGGTGGCAATCCAAGATACTTCTCATATTGCTGAAAGTGATTAACACCCCAAAATTGCATGATCTCCCTTCTCGGTGAAGGTACATTATGACTGAAAACCATTAAAGTCTTCTCTCTATTGACCTTCTGTCCAGATGCTTTCTCATAGATATCAAGTCTATGTTGCAAAACTAAGCAAGATTGCATATTAGCTCTGCAGAATAGaatgctatcatctgcaaatagtaGGTGGTTTAGCTTAGGAGCACCTCTACATACTTGAAAGCCTTTAATCTGATGTTGCACATTTGTCTTGTTCAGCAATGTTATGAGTCCCTTAATACATAGTAGGAATAGATATGGGGAgatgggatccccttgtcttaatccACGAGTTGGTTGAATTGGCCCTTTAGGTTCTCCATTAACAAGGACAGAAAAAGAGACTGTTGTAACACAAAACATCAGCAGTTGAATCCATTTTGGGCTGAACCCCATCTGTCTCATCACCTCCTCAAGATGCTTCCATTCAATTcgatcataggccttgctcatatccaactttAGAGACATGAATCCATCTTTACCACTCCTCTTCCTTCTTAAAAAATGCACCATTTCATATGCCACAAGAACATTATCTGTAATTAGTCTTCCTGGTACAAAAGCTGTCTGTGATGGAGAAATAATAGTAGGCAAAACTGATTTTAGTCTATTGGCTAAGACCTTTGAGATTAACTTATAAATGACATTACACAAACTGATGGGCCTATAGTCAGAAACAAATTCTAGTAGTTTCTTCTTAGGTATCAGTGTGATATAAGTATGATTAATCTCCAAAGGGAATGAACCAGTATTAAGAGCTTTAAGCACTGCATCAGTGACATCAGTCCCAACAATAGACTAGAATTTCTGATAAAAGATAGAGGCCATTCCATTGGGTCCAGGAGCTTTTGTAGGATGCATTTCATCTAAAGCTCTCTTGACTTCCTCAGCTGTGAAAGGTACATCAAGTTGTTCTGCCATTTGAGCATCAATTCTCCCATTTAAATCTTGCAAGAAATCCATATTACCTAGTTCCTCAGTTGCTGCAAAAAGATTCTGAAAATACTCATTAATAACTCTATCTCTGGCCTCATGAACTTGCCACCTTCCAGTTGAATCTTTTACCCCTTTAATGAAATTCTTCTTTTTGGTTTGGGATGCTTTATGatggaaaaatttagaattcCTATCTCCTTCAGCCAACCACAGAACCTTAGATCTCTGTTTCCACATTATTTCACTTCTTTGTAGCCATTGTTGGACCTCCTTTCTTGCTTGTTGAATATGCTGTCTATTTAGTGATAAAGGGTCAGTCTGGTGAGCCATTTTGAGTTTGTCTTGAGCCAACCTTAACCTTCTTTGCACATTTCCAAAGCTTGCTCGATTCCAAAGTGACAGTTTTTCACTGCAATACTCAATCTTCTTCATAACTGTACTAAGCTCCTTTCTCCCTTCAACAGCTTTCCAAGCACCATCTACCACTTGTTTACATCCAGAATCTTCAATCCACATTGCCTCAAAACGAAACAATTTCCTTCTTGATCCCTCTTGCACCTCATCTGACAGCTTTAGAATAATAGGCTTATGGTCTGAATAAGCCACTATTCCATGAATGACCACAGACATTGGATAATAAGAGTGCCatttcaagtttgaaaaacATCTATCCAGCCTCTCACTAATTGTCTGTCCCTCTTCCCTCCCATTACACCAAGTAAAAGGACTGCCTCTAAACCCCATATCATGCACTTGACACTCCTCAACCACATCTCTAAAAGCCTGCAATTGTCTTTCTGGTTTGGCTATACCACCACTTTTCTCAGCATTGCTCATAATCTCATTGAAATATCCCAAAATAATCCAACCTATATCAGGATGAACTTTTAGAGGCCTCAACAAAGACCATGACTCATGCCTTCTACTCACTTCTGGTTAACCATAAAAACCAGTCAGCCACCAAGAGTTACCCACTGCATCTTCCTCAATTACCTCAGCATGAATATGGCACTTTGAACAGCTTTGAATTTTGACACTATATTTCttcttccaaaataaaaatattcctcCACTTCTCCCTTCACTACTTATAgctaaacaaccaaaaaaacccAACTTAAACTTCAACCTTTCCATAGCTCGAGAATGCATTCTAGTctcttgtaaaaataaaatctcaggGGCTTCTTTTCTGACCAAGTCAGATAAAACTTGAATTCCcaatgggttcccaagcccacgggaaTTCCAACTTATGATACTCATTGATCTCGGCAGGGCTATTGAACAGCCTCTGCCGATCCCAagtgtttattttctcttcTAGAAAGAAAATCTTTCTCAACAACAGTGGATAAAACTGTGTACTTACCTCTTTTAGGGCCACTTCCAAGTAATTCAGCATCATCAGTCCCCACCAATGATCTCTTCCTCTTAGCATCTTCCTCAGTTTGGATTGGCAACTGCTCAGTAGAGGCATGATAAGCTGCCCTggctcttttcttccaaatgctTCTGGTACATCTTCTCTGCAATGGTTGAGCTTGATCACATTGGGACACATTCAGGTGGTCTCGAGATAGTTGGACAGGCTTTGCACACTCCCCTCCAGTTGCATCAGACAACCCATATTCAGCCCCAAAAGGCCCATTAGAAAGCCCATTATCACATACTTTATGTATATGATCTTCAGTAATTAATTCAGATTCAAAAATCACAGCAGGTGTTATAACATCAGAAACATCCTGCTAACTGTTACATTCAGTAACTG from Carya illinoinensis cultivar Pawnee chromosome 6, C.illinoinensisPawnee_v1, whole genome shotgun sequence includes:
- the LOC122312961 gene encoding AAA-ATPase At2g46620-like, with protein sequence MFLGLFLAIVSSLIILRFLYKTSIFHIFLKWWRGFEDLFHVYQTYKIPQYNEQYHENQLYRKISVYLNSLVSLDDSDLTNLNLFSGSKSNEILLHFDANQIVYDTFFSARVSWTNEPERDNDGNGRSYVLKIRKNDKRRILRQYLQHILTVTDEIEQRKKEIRLNMNLEGGNGRWRSIPFTHPASFDTVVMDADLKTKVKSDLEQFLKSKQYYHRLGRVWKRSYLLYGPPGTGKTSFVAAMARFLCYDVYDIDMSKVSDDSELKTLLLRTTTKSLVVIEDLDRFFAEKQAAVSLSGMLNFMDGIISCCGEETVMVFTMNVKDQVDQTAMRPGRIDVHIEFPTCDFSAFKSMASSYLGVKDHKLFPQVEEVFQTGASLTHAEIGEIMISNRNSPSRALKSVITALQTSGGDGRGVIKAGPRLSGSNSGRSVDDSVEPPASLFCRESVHTVREFRKLYGFLKMGSRRKESLDLSSVEKDKEGSRHDV